From Pongo pygmaeus isolate AG05252 chromosome 1, NHGRI_mPonPyg2-v2.0_pri, whole genome shotgun sequence, one genomic window encodes:
- the TIE1 gene encoding tyrosine-protein kinase receptor Tie-1 isoform X1, producing the protein MVWRVPPFLLPILFLASHVGAAVDLTLLAHLRLTDPQRFFLTCVSGEAGAGRGSDAWGPPLLLEKDDRIVRTPPGPPLRLARNGSHQVTLRGFSKPSDLVGVFSCVGGAGARRTRVIYVHNSPGAHLLPDKVTHTVNKGDTAVLSARVHKEKQTDVIWKSNGSYFYTLDWHEAQDGRFLLQLPNVQPLSSGIYSATYLEASPLGSAFFRLVVRGCGAGRWGPSCTKECPGCLHGGVCHDHDGECVCPPGFTGTRCEQACREGRFGQSCQEQCPGISGCRGLMFCLPDPYGCSCGSGWRGSQCQEACAPGHFGADCRLQCQCQNGGTCDRFSGCVCPSGWHGVHCEKSDRIPQILNMASELEFNLETMPRINCAAAGNPFPVRGSIELRKPDGTVLLSTKAIVEPDKTTAEFEVPRLVLADSGFWECRVSTSGGQDSWRFKVNVKVPPVPLAAPRLLTKQSRQLVVSPLVSFSGDGPISTVRLHYRPQDSTMDWSTIVVDPSENVTLMNLRPKTGYSVCVQLSRPGEGGEGAWGPPSLMTTDCPEPLLQPWLEGWHVEGPDRLRVSWSLPLVPGPLVGDGFLLRLWDGARGQERRENVSSPQARTALLTGLTPGTHYQLDVQLYHCTLLGPASPPAHVLLPPSGPPAPRHLHAQALSDSEIQLTWQHPEALPGPISKYVVEVQVAGGAGDPLWIDVDRPEETSTIIRGLNASTRYLFRVRASVQGLGDWSNTVEESTLGNGLQAEGPVQESRAAEEGLDQQLILAVVGSVSATCLTILAALLTLVCIRRSCLHRRRTFTYQSGSGEETILQFSSGTLTLTRRPKLQPEPLSYPVLEWEDITFEDLIGEGNFGQVIRAMIKKDGLKMNAAIKMLKEYASENDHRDFAGELEVLCKLGHHPNIINLLGACKNRGYLYIAIEYAPYGNLLDFLRKSRVLETDPAFAREHGTASTLSSRQLLRFASDAANGMQYLSEKQFIHRDLAARNVLVGENLASKIADFGLSRGEEVYVKKTMGRLPVRWMAIESLNYSVYTTKSDVWSFGVLLWEIVSLGGTPYCGMTCAELYEKLPQGYRMEQPRNCDDEVYELMRQCWRDRPYERPPFAQIALQLGRMLEARKAYVNMSLFENFTYAGIDATAEEA; encoded by the exons ATGGTCTGGCGGGTGCCCCCTTTCTTGCTCCCCATCCTCTTCTTGGCTTCTCATGTGG GAGCGGCGGTGGACCTGACGCTGCTGGCCCACCTGCGGCTCACGGACCCCCAGCGCTTCTTCCTGACTTGCGTGTCTGGGGAGGCCGGGGCGGGGAGGGGCTCGGACGCCTGGGGCCCGCCCCTGCTGCTGGAGAAGGACGACCGTATCGTGCGCACCCCTCCCGGGCCGCCCCTGCGCCTGGCGCGCAACGGTTCGCACCAGGTCACGCTTCGCGGCTTCTCAAAGCCCTCGGACCTCGTGGGCGTCTTCTCCTGCGTGGGTGGCGCCGGGGCGAGGCGCACGCGCGTCATCTACGTTCACAACAGCCCTGGAG CCCACCTGCTTCCAGACAAGGTCACACACACTGTGAACAAAGGCGACACCGCTGTACTTTCTGCACGTGTGCACAAGGAGAAGCAGACAGACGTGATCTGGAAGAGCAACG GATCCTACTTCTACACCCTGGACTGGCATGAAGCCCAGGATGGGCGGTTCCTGCTGCAGCTCCCAAATGTGCAGCCACTATCAAGCGGCATCTACAGTGCCACTTACCTGGAAGCCAGCCCCCTGGGCAGCGCCTTCTTCCGGCTCGTCGTGCGGG GTTGTGGGGCTGGGCGCTGGGGGCCAAGCTGTACCAAGGAGTGCCCAGGTTGCCTACATGGAGGTGTCTGCCACGACCATGACGGCGAATGTGTATGCCCCCCTGGCTTCACTGGCACCCGCTGTGAACAGG CCTGCAGAGAGGGCCGTTTTGGGCAGAGCTGCCAGGAGCAGTGCCCAGGCATATCAGGCTGCCGGGGCCTCATGTTCTGCCTCCCAGACCCCTATGGCTGCTCTTGTGGATCTGGCTGGAGAGGAAGCCAGTGCCAGGAAG CTTGTGCCCCTGGTCATTTTGGGGCTGATTGCCGACTCCAGTGCCAGTGTCAGAATGGTGGCACTTGTGACCGGTTCAGTGGCTGTGTCTGCCCCTCTGGGTGGCATGGAGTGCACTGTGAGAAGTCAG ACCGGATCCCCCAGATCCTCAACATGGCCTCAGAACTGGAGTTCAACTTAGAGACGATGCCCCGGATCAACTGTGCAGCTGCAGGGAACCCGTTCCCAGTGCGGGGCAGCATAGAGCTACGCAAGCCAGATGGCACTGTGCTCCTG TCCACCAAGGCCATTGTGGAGCCAGACAAGACCACAGCTGAGTTTGAGGTGCCCCGCTTGGTTCTTGCGGACAGTGGGTTCTGGGAGTGCCGTGTGTCCACATCTGGTGGCCAAGACAGCTGGCGCTTCAAGGTCAATGTGAAAG TGCCCCCCGTGCCCCTGGCTGCACCTCGGCTCCTGACCAAGCAGAGCCGCCAGCTTGTGGTCTCCCCGCTGGTCTCGTTCTCTGGGGATGGACCCATCTCCACTGTCCGCCTGCACTACCGGCCCCAGGACAGTACCATGGACTGGTCGACCATTGTGG TGGACCCCAGTGAGAATGTGACGTTAATGAACCTGAGGCCAAAGACAGGATACAGTGTTTGTGTGCAGCTGAGCCGgccaggggaaggaggagagggggcCTGGGGGCCTCCCAGCCTCATGACCACAGACTGTCCTG AGCCTTTGTTGCAGCCGTGGTTGGAGGGCTGGCATGTGGAAGGCCCTGACCGGCTGCGAGTGAGCTGGTCCTTGCCCTTGGTGCCTGGGCCACTGGTGGGCGACGGTTTCCTGCTGCGCCTGTGGGATGGGGCACGGGGGCAGGAGCGGCGGGAGAACGTCTCATCCCCCCAGGCCCGCACCGCCCTCCTGACGGGACTCACGCCTGGCACCCACTACCAGCTGGATGTGCAGCTCTACCACTGCACCCTCCTGGGCCCGGCCTCGCCCCCTGCACACGTGCTTCTGCCCCCCAGTG GGCCTCCAGCCCCCCGACACCTCCACGCCCAGGCCCTCTCAGACTCCGAGATCCAGCTGACATGGCAGCACCCGGAGGCTCTGCCTGGGCCGATATCCAAGTATGTTGTGGAGGTGCAGGTGGCTGGGGGTGCAGGAGACCCACTGTGGATAGACGTGGACAGGCCTGAGGAGACGAGCACCATCATCCGTGGCCTCAATGCCAGCACGCGCTACCTCTTCCGCGTGCGGGCCAGCGTTCAGGGGCTCGGGGACTGGAGCAACACAGTAGAAGAGTCCACCCTGGGCAACG GGCTGCAGGCTGAGGGCCCAGTCCAAGAGAGCCGGGCAGCTGAAGAGGGCCTGGATCAGCAGCTGATCCTGGCGGTGGTGGGCTCCGTGTCTGCCACCTGCCTCACCATCCTGGCCGCCCTTTTAACCCTGGTGTGCATCCGCAGAAGCTGCCTGCATCGGAGACGCACCTTCACCTACCAGTCAGGCTCG GGTGAGGAGACCATCCTGCAGTTCAGCTCAGGGACCTTGACACTGACCCGGCGGCCAAAACTGCAGCCCGAGCCCCTGAGCTACCCAGTGCTGGAGTGGGAGGACATCACCTTTGAGGACCTCATCGGGGAGGGGAACTTCGGCCAGGTCATCCGGGCCATGATCAAGAAGGACGGGCTGAAGATGAATGCAGCCATCAAGATGCTGAAAG AGTATGCCTCTGAAAATGACCATCGTGACTTTGCGGGAGAACTGGAAGTTCTGTGCAAATTGGGGCATCACCCCAACATCATCAACCTCCTGGGGGCCTGTAAGAACCGAG GTTACTTGTATATCGCTATTGAATATGCCCCCTACGGGAACCTGCTAGATTTTCTGCGGAAAAGCCGGGTCCTAGAGACTGACCCAGCTTTTGCTCGAGAGCATGGGACAGCCTCTACCCTCAGCTCCCGGCAGCTGCTGCGTTTCGCCAGTGATGCGGCCAATGGCATGCAGTACCTGAGTGAGAAGCAG TTCATCCATAGGGACCTGGCTGCCCGGAATGTGCTGGTCGGAGAGAACCTGGCCTCCAAGATTGCAGACTTCGGCCTTTCTCGGGGAGAGGAGGTTTATGTGAAGAAAACGATG GGGCGTCTCCCCGTGCGCTGGATGGCCATTGAGTCCCTGAACTACAGTGTCTATACCACCAAGAGTGATGT CTGGTCCTTTGGAGTCCTTCTCTGGGAGATAGTGAGCCTTG GAGGTACACCCTACTGTGGGATGACCTGTGCCGAGCTCTATGAAAAGCTGCCCCAAGGCTACCGCATGGAGCAGCCTCGAAACTGTGACGATGAAGT GTACGAGCTGATGCGTCAGTGCTGGCGGGACCGTCCCTATGAGCGACCCCCCTTTGCCCAGATTGCGCTACAGCTAGGCCGCATGCTGGAAGCCAGGAAG GCCTATGTGAACATGTCGCTGTTTGAGAACTTCACTTACGCAGGCATTGATGCCACAGCTGAGGAGGCCTGA
- the TIE1 gene encoding tyrosine-protein kinase receptor Tie-1 isoform X2, with amino-acid sequence MVWRVPPFLLPILFLASHVGAAVDLTLLAHLRLTDPQRFFLTCVSGEAGAGRGSDAWGPPLLLEKDDRIVRTPPGPPLRLARNGSHQVTLRGFSKPSDLVGVFSCVGGAGARRTRVIYVHNSPGAHLLPDKVTHTVNKGDTAVLSARVHKEKQTDVIWKSNGSYFYTLDWHEAQDGRFLLQLPNVQPLSSGIYSATYLEASPLGSAFFRLVVRGCGAGRWGPSCTKECPGCLHGGVCHDHDGECVCPPGFTGTRCEQACAPGHFGADCRLQCQCQNGGTCDRFSGCVCPSGWHGVHCEKSDRIPQILNMASELEFNLETMPRINCAAAGNPFPVRGSIELRKPDGTVLLSTKAIVEPDKTTAEFEVPRLVLADSGFWECRVSTSGGQDSWRFKVNVKVPPVPLAAPRLLTKQSRQLVVSPLVSFSGDGPISTVRLHYRPQDSTMDWSTIVVDPSENVTLMNLRPKTGYSVCVQLSRPGEGGEGAWGPPSLMTTDCPEPLLQPWLEGWHVEGPDRLRVSWSLPLVPGPLVGDGFLLRLWDGARGQERRENVSSPQARTALLTGLTPGTHYQLDVQLYHCTLLGPASPPAHVLLPPSGPPAPRHLHAQALSDSEIQLTWQHPEALPGPISKYVVEVQVAGGAGDPLWIDVDRPEETSTIIRGLNASTRYLFRVRASVQGLGDWSNTVEESTLGNGLQAEGPVQESRAAEEGLDQQLILAVVGSVSATCLTILAALLTLVCIRRSCLHRRRTFTYQSGSGEETILQFSSGTLTLTRRPKLQPEPLSYPVLEWEDITFEDLIGEGNFGQVIRAMIKKDGLKMNAAIKMLKEYASENDHRDFAGELEVLCKLGHHPNIINLLGACKNRGYLYIAIEYAPYGNLLDFLRKSRVLETDPAFAREHGTASTLSSRQLLRFASDAANGMQYLSEKQFIHRDLAARNVLVGENLASKIADFGLSRGEEVYVKKTMGRLPVRWMAIESLNYSVYTTKSDVWSFGVLLWEIVSLGGTPYCGMTCAELYEKLPQGYRMEQPRNCDDEVYELMRQCWRDRPYERPPFAQIALQLGRMLEARKAYVNMSLFENFTYAGIDATAEEA; translated from the exons ATGGTCTGGCGGGTGCCCCCTTTCTTGCTCCCCATCCTCTTCTTGGCTTCTCATGTGG GAGCGGCGGTGGACCTGACGCTGCTGGCCCACCTGCGGCTCACGGACCCCCAGCGCTTCTTCCTGACTTGCGTGTCTGGGGAGGCCGGGGCGGGGAGGGGCTCGGACGCCTGGGGCCCGCCCCTGCTGCTGGAGAAGGACGACCGTATCGTGCGCACCCCTCCCGGGCCGCCCCTGCGCCTGGCGCGCAACGGTTCGCACCAGGTCACGCTTCGCGGCTTCTCAAAGCCCTCGGACCTCGTGGGCGTCTTCTCCTGCGTGGGTGGCGCCGGGGCGAGGCGCACGCGCGTCATCTACGTTCACAACAGCCCTGGAG CCCACCTGCTTCCAGACAAGGTCACACACACTGTGAACAAAGGCGACACCGCTGTACTTTCTGCACGTGTGCACAAGGAGAAGCAGACAGACGTGATCTGGAAGAGCAACG GATCCTACTTCTACACCCTGGACTGGCATGAAGCCCAGGATGGGCGGTTCCTGCTGCAGCTCCCAAATGTGCAGCCACTATCAAGCGGCATCTACAGTGCCACTTACCTGGAAGCCAGCCCCCTGGGCAGCGCCTTCTTCCGGCTCGTCGTGCGGG GTTGTGGGGCTGGGCGCTGGGGGCCAAGCTGTACCAAGGAGTGCCCAGGTTGCCTACATGGAGGTGTCTGCCACGACCATGACGGCGAATGTGTATGCCCCCCTGGCTTCACTGGCACCCGCTGTGAACAGG CTTGTGCCCCTGGTCATTTTGGGGCTGATTGCCGACTCCAGTGCCAGTGTCAGAATGGTGGCACTTGTGACCGGTTCAGTGGCTGTGTCTGCCCCTCTGGGTGGCATGGAGTGCACTGTGAGAAGTCAG ACCGGATCCCCCAGATCCTCAACATGGCCTCAGAACTGGAGTTCAACTTAGAGACGATGCCCCGGATCAACTGTGCAGCTGCAGGGAACCCGTTCCCAGTGCGGGGCAGCATAGAGCTACGCAAGCCAGATGGCACTGTGCTCCTG TCCACCAAGGCCATTGTGGAGCCAGACAAGACCACAGCTGAGTTTGAGGTGCCCCGCTTGGTTCTTGCGGACAGTGGGTTCTGGGAGTGCCGTGTGTCCACATCTGGTGGCCAAGACAGCTGGCGCTTCAAGGTCAATGTGAAAG TGCCCCCCGTGCCCCTGGCTGCACCTCGGCTCCTGACCAAGCAGAGCCGCCAGCTTGTGGTCTCCCCGCTGGTCTCGTTCTCTGGGGATGGACCCATCTCCACTGTCCGCCTGCACTACCGGCCCCAGGACAGTACCATGGACTGGTCGACCATTGTGG TGGACCCCAGTGAGAATGTGACGTTAATGAACCTGAGGCCAAAGACAGGATACAGTGTTTGTGTGCAGCTGAGCCGgccaggggaaggaggagagggggcCTGGGGGCCTCCCAGCCTCATGACCACAGACTGTCCTG AGCCTTTGTTGCAGCCGTGGTTGGAGGGCTGGCATGTGGAAGGCCCTGACCGGCTGCGAGTGAGCTGGTCCTTGCCCTTGGTGCCTGGGCCACTGGTGGGCGACGGTTTCCTGCTGCGCCTGTGGGATGGGGCACGGGGGCAGGAGCGGCGGGAGAACGTCTCATCCCCCCAGGCCCGCACCGCCCTCCTGACGGGACTCACGCCTGGCACCCACTACCAGCTGGATGTGCAGCTCTACCACTGCACCCTCCTGGGCCCGGCCTCGCCCCCTGCACACGTGCTTCTGCCCCCCAGTG GGCCTCCAGCCCCCCGACACCTCCACGCCCAGGCCCTCTCAGACTCCGAGATCCAGCTGACATGGCAGCACCCGGAGGCTCTGCCTGGGCCGATATCCAAGTATGTTGTGGAGGTGCAGGTGGCTGGGGGTGCAGGAGACCCACTGTGGATAGACGTGGACAGGCCTGAGGAGACGAGCACCATCATCCGTGGCCTCAATGCCAGCACGCGCTACCTCTTCCGCGTGCGGGCCAGCGTTCAGGGGCTCGGGGACTGGAGCAACACAGTAGAAGAGTCCACCCTGGGCAACG GGCTGCAGGCTGAGGGCCCAGTCCAAGAGAGCCGGGCAGCTGAAGAGGGCCTGGATCAGCAGCTGATCCTGGCGGTGGTGGGCTCCGTGTCTGCCACCTGCCTCACCATCCTGGCCGCCCTTTTAACCCTGGTGTGCATCCGCAGAAGCTGCCTGCATCGGAGACGCACCTTCACCTACCAGTCAGGCTCG GGTGAGGAGACCATCCTGCAGTTCAGCTCAGGGACCTTGACACTGACCCGGCGGCCAAAACTGCAGCCCGAGCCCCTGAGCTACCCAGTGCTGGAGTGGGAGGACATCACCTTTGAGGACCTCATCGGGGAGGGGAACTTCGGCCAGGTCATCCGGGCCATGATCAAGAAGGACGGGCTGAAGATGAATGCAGCCATCAAGATGCTGAAAG AGTATGCCTCTGAAAATGACCATCGTGACTTTGCGGGAGAACTGGAAGTTCTGTGCAAATTGGGGCATCACCCCAACATCATCAACCTCCTGGGGGCCTGTAAGAACCGAG GTTACTTGTATATCGCTATTGAATATGCCCCCTACGGGAACCTGCTAGATTTTCTGCGGAAAAGCCGGGTCCTAGAGACTGACCCAGCTTTTGCTCGAGAGCATGGGACAGCCTCTACCCTCAGCTCCCGGCAGCTGCTGCGTTTCGCCAGTGATGCGGCCAATGGCATGCAGTACCTGAGTGAGAAGCAG TTCATCCATAGGGACCTGGCTGCCCGGAATGTGCTGGTCGGAGAGAACCTGGCCTCCAAGATTGCAGACTTCGGCCTTTCTCGGGGAGAGGAGGTTTATGTGAAGAAAACGATG GGGCGTCTCCCCGTGCGCTGGATGGCCATTGAGTCCCTGAACTACAGTGTCTATACCACCAAGAGTGATGT CTGGTCCTTTGGAGTCCTTCTCTGGGAGATAGTGAGCCTTG GAGGTACACCCTACTGTGGGATGACCTGTGCCGAGCTCTATGAAAAGCTGCCCCAAGGCTACCGCATGGAGCAGCCTCGAAACTGTGACGATGAAGT GTACGAGCTGATGCGTCAGTGCTGGCGGGACCGTCCCTATGAGCGACCCCCCTTTGCCCAGATTGCGCTACAGCTAGGCCGCATGCTGGAAGCCAGGAAG GCCTATGTGAACATGTCGCTGTTTGAGAACTTCACTTACGCAGGCATTGATGCCACAGCTGAGGAGGCCTGA